The window GGTGTCTATGACTAATGTATTGTTCActgttgggtgtctatgtaatatgcattgtgaacacttcacgTGGAggagtttgtagtagaaactttaagtcttcaactattttttaaatacttaCTCAATCTTATGTGTCTTAattcattattgcataatttacttgttttacttgccaattatgtctcatagtatcaaacaatgtgtagaataggcaattttacattaagggttcgacgtttactgccaaccaagggtgcgaATCTAAAACACTCaatttgagtgtttttttaaaaccatttgaagatttaaatatgtttattaagcctaaaacaaccttcccttaaagttttggagccTACTGGGGCCATTTGTCCATCGAAACATCATACtggagccaaaaaaaaaaagcacaaattcgccgagatctcggtcgtcTTGACCTGGCTGAGATACCGAGTCGagatgagtttttgaactatgagCGTGGGTTAGGAACAGACTGGTGTCTCATTATTTTCATGACTACACCGCTCCCTGCTCAAGGCTTACAGGAAATTCTTCCATCctactttttttatttccttttctgatGAATGTTTTGCTTTCCCATCGACAGTGATTTCTTTGTGTGGAGGACAACTGTTGATTTTGTTTTGTGAACATGGTAAGATCTATAGTGAGGGGGCCACTGTCAGCATTAGTTAGAATTCGAGTCCTTTGTATCAGGTCATTGCATTCTCCCCTGTTGAAATCTATAACTTGGAAGTGAAGGATAAATCCTTTGGTTGCAAATTGTAGGGAAGTGAAACTGGGAGcagcttttattttttattttttattggcaTGTCCTTTGAAATTTACGATGAGGCACTTAGTTCTGCTACATGGGAAGCTGGGTCCACTTTAAAATCTGTGAATGGGTGAGGTGGGGGGAGGTGTGGGGTAGGTTGCaggcagcagaagaagaagggggttcTTCTGTAATGCGGGCCTCACTTCGACCAACTCTTCAAGAGAACCGGTAGTCTGGATAAGAGCTTTGAAGGTAACACGATTGACTACCCAGTTGTGCGCCAAAGTTACTTGGTTCCCTACACTCTTAAATTCCCAAGCCCCTCTATAATCTTTCCTCTCTCAAACGGTTGGGTTGCAGCAATGGGTAGGGGTGAGTGGGGTTGTTTGGGTTGCAGCAAGGGGTGGAGGGGGATGGGGTTgcagtaagaagaagaagaagaagaggaggagggggggggggtgggaagaagaagaagaagagattcttGAGTCTATTAtgaattttggggtttttttcatttattttaaataaaaacaagtttaaaaaatgataccaaacgcatgaaaaaaatgaaaaattgtcagaaaatgaaaatgaaaaaatgatataaaaaaGACCCTTAGTCATTCATCAATGTTGcccagtttttgaaaaccaaacCAGCATTAAACTTAGCTCAAGAAGATACTGCCTGAGGCTAGGTCCTTCGTCATCCAGccttacattatttggtatcaaggACTAGCGTGGACAGCCATGAAGACAGACATGTACAACAGGGAGTATACAGTAGCGTACAACGTAAACTACCAATCTAGGGTCCAAAGCCAAACTgccattttgggtgtgtttttaTATATTCTGATGGTTTACTATGTTtgagggcctaaaatagggtttcccaAAAGTTTTGGGatctaatttggccatttgggccTTGAAACCAGCAGTTGAAACATGCAACCGAAACTTGCCAggttttggtcgaaatttcgcAGTTTagcgaaatatttcggtttcaagcCAGGTTAAAACCTGGCTCAAAACCTAAACTTCAAACCTTGCTTGGAATGACATGCTCATCCAACCTATTGCTGCTCTCTGTTATGGGTACCTATGTCTTTGCTGGTGTTATCTTTGTATTTCTTAGCTAGCTTGCTTGTTACTTGGATTCCAGTTTAGTCTAATGGTTGGGTAATCATTTCGTGTTTATTAAGTTTAAAACAGAGAAAGATGTTTCATAAGTTATTTAGAATCTTCCAATGCAATTCAAGCTAGGAAAGTAATAGAAAGTAATTTTATTGAGGGCCTTGAGGATTTATCACTGGTTTGTTTGCTCATTCACATTTAGTTGTTTTTCTAGAGAGAATAAAGGCAGGCAGGCCTATGGAATAATAGGTTAGAACACATCTATGAATAAGCATATATTCAACATGAAGATAAATATGAGGACTTTGTGAACATCTGGAAAATTGATATATAGACACTGTTAGGGTGACGGTGCACTGAGGCATGAACAAAATTGTATAactattatattctttttgaaGGCAATATGAaagcaagaagagaaggaacagAATAGCGCTTGCTGTGCTGTAATCATGCCATCATAGTGACTGCTCCAGTGTCTTAATTGCTTATGTGTTGGTTGGATAAGGTGTTGTGTATTGGGCATTATGTATTAGAATATATATCGTTGTGAGAAGGTATTATataatagttttttttcttaaagTTATATCGTAAGCAGAAGCCTGGTTTTGGCAGTTCTCCTTGTTGTCACATTGTCATCTAGGGAATCTCAACATTTTATGATCCTCCTGCATGCTAGGTGTCACATGTGATTTTGGCGAATATAGAAAGATTCCTCTCATCTCCACCTGTGTCAATCAGTGATAATACCTAGTAGTTGGGCTGGGCAGCATGAACTCCATTGGACCTCTAAGAGAGGACTGAGATGGAAGTATGGAACAACCTGCAATGGCAGCATGAAAGTATACAGGCATATTGGTTATTGGTTGAACATGAGGGAtttttctgtgtgtgtgtgtctattTTGAGCCTGATTAAAGCGCACCTATGGGTCTTGAAACAATGTTTTGTTGCAATTGTTGTATATTAGTAGAAATTTTAATTCTTTAACATGAATGGAAGTGTAGTCATTCCTGTTTGGAGTTTCCCTTTAGACTTCTATACTGAATGTTGTGGGCCATCCGTTCCGATGAAAATGGTCTTGAACTTGTGGGTCTGATTGATCATCATGTGTAAAACCTGGAAATGGTTGTCTTCTGATACGTATAAACATGTCTGTTACAGCTAGAGCAAGTTAAGAAGCTCCATCTCCTCTTCTTTTAATACTTGATTTTAGTGTCTTCTTATGGACCAGGGGAACGTGTTTGACCATAGAAATGACTTATCTTGTTTATGATGGTCAAAAGACCTTTTTTGGATTGTTGTGCATGATGTCCATTAGTTAGATAGACAATTACCTTTATTTTAGCTCAGGGGAAGATTTTGTTAACAAGCTCAGAAACATTCTTTGAACCACCTTTTATCCTGAGGATAAACTTTCTGTGATAACTACTACTAATACTAAACTATACTGTCATAtatggtgaataaaaaaaattttaaataaatgcTTATGAATAAATCAGTTAAAATAAgtatttctttctgtttcttcttttgattttttttcttttcacaatcCTCTCTGCTTGAAAGTCAAATGCTTTATTGTTTGTTTGTAGGAACTTATGATGTCATGTAATCTCCTATTTTTCTGAAGTTCTGTCTCCTTCTTTCCTCTATTTATTCTTCTCTATtcattcttctcctctctctctcctgtctCTATGCTGGTCTGCTGTCGGGCACTCTCCTGTCTCTATGCTGGTCTGATGTCGGGCACTCTCAGGACTCACAACCCAACCGAATTCTCTTAGTAACAATCCAGCACCTGCTCTATCCTATAACAGTGGAAGTGCTGCATCAAGTATTTTCTCCTCATGGGTTTGTGGAAAAGATCGTGACATTTCAGAAGTCTGCTGGTTAGATTCTTGAAagtcttctctttctcactTAATTTTTATCTCTTTATAACACTTAAAGTAGTTTGGTTGGCTAGAatttgtattaatttttttatgaatgtTTCTCAACTGTTCTTCATTTTGTGAAtgtatttcttgtatttcttatAAGACATTTTCAGGATTTGACCTGCTCCCCTTCGTCTTTTGAGCTGTAGGAACTCGTGCTGCCACCTTTTTAGTTATGCAAGGAATGATACTAAATAGAATGTAGAAAGActttatttacttcttttcattttctttttgtgaaATGTGCAGGTTCTCAAGCCCTTATCCAGTATCAGTCACGCCTGAGTGCCGTTTCAGCAAGAAATGCTCTCCAAGTACGTTGTTTGTTCCATTTTGAGAAGTTACTTGGAGTAACTGCTTGTTTGAGTTCGACATATTTGTTTAAGAATGGGTTTTAATGGTTATCAACTTACTACAGGGTCGTAATATTTATGATGGTTGCTGTACGCTGGATATTCAATTTTCAAAGTATGTTTTCATTCCAGTAGTATTGGCTTTACTGTTGTGCTTTTACTTTTATTGTGCTGAAACTTGAAAGGCTATCTtatcttttccttctttctcaacATGCAGCCTAAGTGAGTTACAAGTGAACTACAATAATGAACGGTCAAGGTATGCTGATGTTCATGTTACTAAAAATTGGAGCCGGTTAAAAGATATTTAAATAAATACCTCTTTATTGTGTTTCACTTCGTAATGCTTCTGGGTGCCTGTCATTGTGCAGGGATTTCACGAACCCATCTTTGCCTTCAGAACAGAAAGGCAGATCCTCTCAAGTATGTTTCCAtggttatttttatttccttgaaGTTTTACACTTTCTGGCTCATCACCCAAATTTTCTTCAGACTCTTTCCAGTTTACTTGTTTGTGGATTCAGTCTTGAGGATTTGCATGTAATTTTTGTGTGTTCTACGTTTCAACAGTCTGGATATGGTGATGCGGGGGGCCTCTATGCACTTCAACCTGGAGCTGGGGCAGGTGCTTATTTTTtacttaatttaattttttaaattctttagTTTTACTAGTTTCTATGTTTATCAGTTGTGCAACCTACTGTTGATGCATATGTATTCTCTGTTTCAGTTGCGTTTCCACAGGTGGGTGTTGCTTAGACTATGCTCTGTGCTCTTCCAGGTGGTCTTATTCGCAGCTGCAGATTTTCCTATCTGGTGCTTAAGGAATACTTCAAATGGCTGCAGAGTGGACCTCTTCCCTCTACTTGTGGTGCATGCACTAGCACTTCCTTGGGCCTACCACTCCATGGGTCCCACCTCAGAGATCTTCTTAGCCTAAACTTGGGCATGATATAGTTTTTGAATTCTTGTCCATCAATTGGATGGTCAGGTGTTTTGGTTGTGAATTTTGGCTAGATAATGATACTTTGGGAACCATGGGATGGTACCTGAGGTGCTGCTATTGTTCTGTGGTATTGAGGGTCGCAGTTAGGACCTCTGTTTGAAGTATTGCTTGCTATATTTTTGTTGCTTGCGGTTTCTGCTTTATTTTCTATCCAACAAATACCTCAGATATGCACATGAATGGaccccccctcttctttgtttcattttaGATCGGCAACGCTGCAGCAATAGCAGCGGCATTTAGTGGAGGGTTGCCTCCTGGGATAAGTGGCACTAATGACAGGTGCACAGTCCTGGTCTCTAATCTAAATACTGATGTAAGCAATGTCCTCATCCTTGTTTCCTGTTAATAGTTTCATCTCTTTTCTGCCATTTCATGCTTGGTAACTTTTTCTTCATCCCAGAAAATCGATGAAGATAAACTCTTCAACCTTTTCTCCATCTACGGGAACATAGTGAGAATTAAACTTCTTCGCAACAAACCAGATCATGCACTAGTTCAATTGGGTGATGGGTTCCAGGCTGAATTGGCTGTACACTTCTTGAAGGTTTGGTACTATTTAGCTCTTTCAGAACTTCATGCTTAAGTTATTTATTTTGTCACTGGAGTCCCAACTAGGCCCCATTTTACTTCTCTGCCATGGAGAAAATATGGTTGCCAAAATTTGTGATAGAAAATTTCATGACCAAACCTTGAACCTCCTCTTTTTATCGTTCGAAGTTTCTACTCATGTGCTTTGACTGACCTTATGTTTCATAATGTTTGGAATTaacttatttctttcttttcttggatcGGTAGGGAGCCATGCTATTTGGAAAGCATTTGGAGGTGAATTTCTCGAAGCATGCAAACATTACATCAGCTCCTGACACACACGAATATGTGAACTCAAACCTAAATCGCTTCAACCGAAATGCTGCAAAGAACTACCGCTACTGCTGTTCCCCCACTAAGATGATCCACTTGTCCACTCTTCCCCAGGATATTACGGAGGAGGAGATCATAGCTCACTTAGAGGAGCATGGGAACATTGTAAACACCAAACTCTTTGAGGGAAATGGAAAGAAGCAGGCCCTTGTCCTGTTTGAGACAGAGGAGCAGGCTACAGAGGCGCTTGTTTGTAAGCATGCCAGCACCATTGATGGATCAATCATCCGGATCTCCTTCTCCCAGTTGCAAACAATTTAAAAAAGGAAGACGGGTAATGATATATTTGGCAAAGATGGTTATGGTTTGGGAACAGGTCAAAACTCTTTAAttattcccttcttttcttcttgtacTGGTGGTTGTAAGCTTTTGCAGGAGTGGTGAAGTGATATTTGCTTAATGTTCGAATttcccttttcatttcatttcatggCGCCACAGTCTGTTTTTATTCAAATAGGTTTCTTCATTGTGGAGGGTGGGATGTTCTTTTGCTGTATTCttggaagatgagttgctaAGGATTTTATTTCTGCTTTATTATCAttagttctttttttcccttgatGTCATTAGATACCTTTGCTGGTTTATTGCAACAGATTGAAATGATTCGGCACATGTTGAGAATTACTTGGTGTTAGTTTTGACCTTCATTGGCAATTTCAATATTTTCCCAACTATTTAATGCAGGGATTCAAATACTGGCCTATTCCGATCCAAATTATTCGAACTGGCTGACCCGATCCTGTTTCTTGAAACCTTGATTTAACGTCTCCCCATGACCTTCTCTATAACTGCTTTTTGAGGGATAGGAAGCTCTTCGGATGAAATGGATGAATATTCctccatggttttaggtattggtgGTGACTGATACTGGCGCGGATACCCTGAACTAAATCCTTGTATGCCTCTTTACTTTCATTGTTTCCTCAGTATTATAGATTattcttttagttttaattgGAGGCCGCAATTATCTTATCATAAACTCAAAAAATAGATAATGCcatgggtgttttttttttttttccttttggggggggggggggtttgtttcGAATTCTGCTATAGTTGAGTCGTTAGGGAACCTACCTTAAAGAAACAAATATCttatctaaaacccaaaaataaagagaGTTCTATTTGTAACTATATTGGACCCTACATCTGCCAGCAGGCAGTTCAGATGGGCTGAAAATTTATGGATGTATATATCACGAGGGGAATCGTTCTCTGCATGGGATTGCAGGGGCCATGTTCGTGACTGCCGGCAGTCATTGACTGCGCACTGCTGCATTGGGGTTGAAAATTCCAccatgggggagggggggggggggtgtggtcATTTCCGTCTAGTTTTCTCCATATCACAATTTGTACTATTCGAATGTCAAGTAGTTGAAGTTTTTCATGTGGCAAAATGAATTAAggtctcattaaaaaaaattgaagaattcAGGATAAGAGGATGCATAGGATTACAGAGGGTTGTATGGACATATACGGGAAAAGCTATAGCATTAGATGGAAGGATAAATAGTTCAAATTAAGACTGAGATTTGACACATGTCCAAGTTACGGAATTCTCCAAGTACCCAATGGTCAAATTTATCACATCATCCTTCCATGTGGCATAATCAAGggatataaaaaaatataatttgcCATGGTTACATTAATCTCGtctaaaagagagaaaaaaaaatactccatATATGTGGcattttggaaaatccaaaaGCGTTAGAGGAAAAGGCTTGAACTTTCGACCTTGTGGTTAACAATCACACGTTCTAACCAACTGAGCAACCCCAGCAATACAAATTAAATTattataaattaaataaagacaTGTTCCTGTGGTGAAGTGTATCACTCAGATACGACCTTCTTCCGCTTGCAGGAAACACTTTCCCATCAAAAAAATCTTCTTTTCATCTTCGTCCTCAATCTTTTACTACGACCAtcacttctttttcctttttttttggggtaaaattccttttccttttttaaagtGGAGGTCAATGACTCAAtggtgatttttcttttttttgaaacgCCCTTCGGTGTTGCTGCTAATCCATTGTTCTACTCCTATTGCTTTTTCCAGTACACATTTATCTTACATCAATCTTTCAAACCTGGGCAATAGCATCAGATGACTCCAGTTTCGATGGGGTGAGAGAGCCATTATCTGTAAACTCATCAATTCCGACGTATGTTCTAAACACTttgggctgtgtttggtatgcattcttggaataaatTCTGAGTGTagaggatctttatctcctccagttccctacccAGCCCAgttctccaattcctctaacaaggggggttggaatgaccaccctattcctgcccgaacactctgACCGAATGGGATCCACCAccctcctattagaggaactgaaCTGGGCTGGgcaaggaactggaggagataatttttcagatttatagAATGCCTTATTAAGCgagaaaatacaaaagaatcaagtttcTAAATGTGTTCTAAGCCCAGAATCTATTCCAAAAaggcataccaaacatagccttaaacTTTGATACCAACAGTTGGCCTCGGACACTTCCACCGGTATTGAGTGTAACAGTTCCACCGGTATTGAGTGTATTCTTAAGGCAAGGTATTCTTCAGCACAGTCAATCAAATCTTTACCCACCACATAGGGGGCAGAGCAGagtggattttgtttttgaccCTTTTCCGTCCTACCATCCAAAGATATCTAAGACatcatcaaaattcaaaagtCCAGCTTCAACCTCCTATCATTTCTTATTTGAGAGATGGAACAAACAAAATACATAAGAGATCTTTCTTGCATTCCTAAAATGTCCTTAATGCCTCCAAATGCAACCTATGTCAATTTGCCTGGGCCGTTTCATTAGAATTTGAGAAAGAAACGATCCAACTTCTGAGATCGTTCACCTTGTTGCAATGCCATTTCAAGTGCTTGATGGAACTTGAATTAATGTATAACACATCACCGAAAGAACTAAATAACTATACATTGCTAGTTAACAATGGAACCATCCAAATATGTACAGAGTCATTAGTATGGAGCAGTCAAAAGTATCAACTAAATGAACCCATAACAAGGACACAACATTGGAATCCAAAACTCAACAATACGCATCATATATGAAGGTCTAATACTACAGAATTGGTGAACTCAGCATCAGAATGTGAACATGACCAGCAAACTAATGATGGCCCCTAGCATTTTCTCTCTTAACAACGCAAAGACGTGTACAACATCCACCACTGAATACAGTAGTTCACCATGGGCAGAACATTACCACCAGTCTACACGACTGCAAATACAAAACTGAAGCTGATTCAGTATTCTCTGTTCCTGTTGAAGTGACAAAGCAACACGCCGTATCATCAAGGAGCAATTTGTAAAGGTGTGAAGCCCCATTAGCTTAAACCaactaaactttttttttttttgctaagagCCTAAACCAAATAAACATGCATAAATTAAACCTGACCTCTCGTTGTAGTCCATGGCACTAGATTAATCTGTTGAGAGGGATTCGATCCATAGGACGAGGAAACCTTTGTAATGGAGATATCAGCTGTGGCATTGTCATACCTCCAGAAACAATGATCTCtgaatcataaaaaataaaaataaaaaatcagaataaAGTTATTAAAGCAAAGCATCCACAATTCATATAAATCATAGAGAGGACATTGAATGCCGAATTTATAAACCAATCACTATGACACCAAAATTTGCATGGCATGCAACAGGGTAGCTATGATAGTCCAAAATTGCAATCATGTGGCAAGCTAAGGTGGCAACTGTAGTTAGGATTGTAAGAAATTCCTGCCCAGGTCTTACACAATCAAATTAAGAACCAAAGTAACTGTTTCACGGTCCATTTTagtatgaaaaataaataaatgaattcaCAGCATGCCATCAGTATTGAAAAACTTAGAGAGGAATTCCACATGCCATTGTCTATTGGCTTGGTACATCTTCAAGAAAACATACATTCCCCACCTATGTTCTCATGAGCATCACTTTCACTTCCAACCGTAGTTGTAAAGTTCATTTCAACAGCCACTTTGGTGGATCCCAAAATGAATTTTGGTCACTTTCATGAAATATTTAGGTGAAAGTTACTGGTTAATACGTTATAGGAATCCAAACGGGTCACTTTGATGAAATATCCCGAAACCAGATTTGGACCTCGGTCTAGGGTTCCAAACGGGTCTGTGCcagtccaacttccaagaaagCTAAACTGCATCAAATATTAAAAGTGATAGTTTGGTTTTGCACAGTGGGCGAGCCTTGACCCAAAGGCAAAGTTGCcctattgcaaccatcaggttgcagGTTTGAAActaggaaacagcctctccatgaagcggaggtaagactgcatacatttgcccctcacAGACCCTGCAGttgtgggagcctcatgcattgggatGCTCTTTTCTATAGTTTGGTTTTGCACCAAACTTCACTAGTATATAGCATAGTGTTGTGTCTTTTGGGGACTTACCTCTTTTTCGAAGTTCCAACCCAAATGtctttttgcaattttttttcatgGTAGCCTAGATGAGTTTGAGAGATGTTTCAGTCTCCAAATAAGTTCTTGAACACATATGTAGCGTTCTAGCAACTTTGACTCaaaatttggtattttatatGAATGAACCTAACATTTCGATCATTTCTACAAATTCTGTCATTCGGAAGAAATATTGTATACTTTGTATTTTTCATGTGATTTTGTATCGAGGTCTAGAGACACGAAAATATTTTACCCAATTTCAACCATTTTGTTCGATATTTTGAACATTGTAATGGGTCTCATGTGGCAAATCTGATCTCCCCTATTTTATGTCGTACACAGGGCAACATGCTATTTTCATAATATGGGGCTGGTTAGTTTACCCAGTTTCAATAAAGGGATTCGACTACCAATTTTCACCCCAGCCACCTATT is drawn from Telopea speciosissima isolate NSW1024214 ecotype Mountain lineage chromosome 1, Tspe_v1, whole genome shotgun sequence and contains these coding sequences:
- the LOC122648813 gene encoding polypyrimidine tract-binding protein homolog 3-like isoform X1; the protein is MTEPSKVIHIRNVGHEISENDLLQLLQPFGVVTKLVMLRAKNQALLQMQDVASAVSALQYFANVQPSVRGRNVYIQFSSHQELTTMDQNTQGRKGDQDSQPNRILLVTIQHLLYPITVEVLHQVFSPHGFVEKIVTFQKSAGSQALIQYQSRLSAVSARNALQGRNIYDGCCTLDIQFSNLSELQVNYNNERSRDFTNPSLPSEQKGRSSQQSGYGDAGGLYALQPGAGAVAFPQIGNAAAIAAAFSGGLPPGISGTNDRCTVLVSNLNTDKIDEDKLFNLFSIYGNIVRIKLLRNKPDHALVQLGDGFQAELAVHFLKGAMLFGKHLEVNFSKHANITSAPDTHEYVNSNLNRFNRNAAKNYRYCCSPTKMIHLSTLPQDITEEEIIAHLEEHGNIVNTKLFEGNGKKQALVLFETEEQATEALVCKHASTIDGSIIRISFSQLQTI
- the LOC122648813 gene encoding polypyrimidine tract-binding protein homolog 3-like isoform X2, with the translated sequence MTEPSKVIHIRNVGHEISENDLLQLLQPFGVVTKLVMLRAKNQALLQMQDVASAVSALQYFANVQPSVRGRNVYIQFSSHQELTTMDQNTQGRKGDQDSQPNRILLVTIQHLLYPITVEVLHQVFSPHGFVEKIVTFQKSAGSQALIQYQSRLSAVSARNALQGRNIYDGCCTLDIQFSNLSELQVNYNNERSRDFTNPSLPSEQKGRSSQSGYGDAGGLYALQPGAGAVAFPQIGNAAAIAAAFSGGLPPGISGTNDRCTVLVSNLNTDKIDEDKLFNLFSIYGNIVRIKLLRNKPDHALVQLGDGFQAELAVHFLKGAMLFGKHLEVNFSKHANITSAPDTHEYVNSNLNRFNRNAAKNYRYCCSPTKMIHLSTLPQDITEEEIIAHLEEHGNIVNTKLFEGNGKKQALVLFETEEQATEALVCKHASTIDGSIIRISFSQLQTI